A genome region from Sphingorhabdus sp. SMR4y includes the following:
- a CDS encoding heavy metal translocating P-type ATPase, whose amino-acid sequence MNAITPLGDTQAQAVVSRFAVPAIRCAGCIAKIENGLNGEPGILSSRVNFSTKQVAISHLPELDDDKLKQKIEALGFETQILADNPLSEEKGSTDRLIRALAVAGFGMMNIMLLSVSVWSGAAGVTRDLFHWLSALIAIPVIAYSGRPFFASAAMALRYGRTNMDVPISIGILLATGLSIYETATGGAHAYFDGAVMLLFFLLAGRVLDGMMRDRAREGIGALLKQTAPGAMVMMDDGTTSWVATRDLRPEMRMMVAAGSNLAADGVIETGSSSFDCSLMTGESEPQPNGEGDMVLAGTLNLSSPVIVRVTATGEDTSLSDIARLMDEAGQHRSFYVRIADRAARYYAPAVHSLALLAFAYWMIVGAGWHQSLLIAVAVLIITCPCALGLAVPAAQVVASGALLRKGVMVKDGSALERLAEVDYALFDKTGTLTLGHPVPVNLDDLSLSQKQIALALAQASQHPISKAIRTALLAENITPAILENIGEVPGEGMKALWNGLPVMLGKPEKSADHLSSQLSMGDDTVLLQLKDEIRPDTSNALARLQALGLPASIISGDNLHSVSLVSDALDLPAKAGVSPQDKVDAITRLSDSGHKVLMVGDGLNDGPALAAAHVSIAPGSASDVGQQAADAVFTSDSLMPVALSVTVARRTMKIVHQNFALAIGYNIIAVPLALTGMVTPLIAAIAMSLSSLIVVGNALRLNGAAK is encoded by the coding sequence CCGTGCCGGCAATCCGCTGCGCCGGATGCATAGCCAAGATCGAAAACGGTCTGAACGGCGAACCGGGAATCCTGTCGTCGCGGGTGAATTTCTCGACCAAGCAGGTGGCCATATCCCATCTGCCCGAGCTGGATGATGACAAGCTGAAGCAAAAAATTGAAGCGCTGGGTTTCGAAACACAGATTCTCGCTGACAATCCCCTGTCCGAAGAGAAAGGCAGCACCGACAGGTTGATCCGCGCGCTGGCGGTGGCCGGCTTCGGGATGATGAATATCATGCTGCTCTCGGTCAGCGTCTGGTCAGGCGCGGCCGGCGTGACCCGCGATCTGTTCCACTGGCTTTCTGCTCTGATCGCGATTCCGGTCATCGCCTATTCGGGACGCCCGTTTTTTGCCTCTGCAGCGATGGCTCTGCGCTACGGCCGCACCAATATGGATGTGCCGATCTCGATCGGCATTTTGCTGGCAACCGGACTGAGCATATACGAAACGGCCACTGGTGGTGCCCACGCCTATTTTGATGGCGCGGTGATGCTGTTGTTCTTCCTGCTCGCCGGGCGGGTACTGGACGGCATGATGCGCGACCGCGCGCGCGAAGGCATTGGCGCCTTGCTGAAACAGACAGCCCCGGGCGCTATGGTGATGATGGACGATGGCACAACGAGCTGGGTCGCCACCAGGGACTTGCGACCGGAGATGCGGATGATGGTTGCAGCGGGTAGCAATCTCGCCGCCGACGGGGTGATCGAAACAGGATCCAGCAGCTTTGACTGTTCGCTGATGACCGGCGAAAGCGAACCGCAGCCGAACGGTGAAGGCGACATGGTGCTGGCCGGCACATTGAACCTGTCTTCCCCCGTTATCGTGCGGGTCACGGCCACCGGCGAAGACACCAGCCTGTCGGACATTGCCCGGTTGATGGACGAAGCGGGTCAACACCGCTCCTTCTATGTTCGCATCGCCGACCGCGCCGCGCGCTACTATGCCCCCGCGGTCCACAGCCTAGCCCTGCTCGCCTTTGCCTATTGGATGATTGTCGGCGCCGGCTGGCACCAGTCGCTGCTGATCGCGGTCGCCGTGCTGATCATCACCTGCCCCTGCGCGCTCGGGCTCGCGGTTCCGGCGGCGCAAGTCGTTGCGTCCGGGGCTCTGCTGCGCAAGGGCGTGATGGTGAAGGACGGCAGCGCGCTGGAACGGCTGGCAGAAGTCGACTATGCGCTGTTCGACAAAACCGGCACGCTGACGCTTGGCCATCCGGTACCGGTCAATCTCGATGATCTGAGCCTCAGCCAGAAACAGATTGCTCTTGCTCTGGCCCAGGCCAGCCAGCATCCGATCAGCAAAGCCATTCGCACGGCGTTACTGGCGGAGAATATCACTCCCGCCATACTGGAAAATATCGGAGAAGTACCGGGTGAAGGCATGAAAGCCCTCTGGAACGGGCTGCCGGTGATGCTTGGAAAACCGGAAAAATCGGCGGACCATCTGTCCAGCCAGCTTAGCATGGGTGACGATACGGTCCTGCTCCAGCTCAAGGACGAAATCCGGCCGGACACCTCGAATGCATTGGCAAGACTGCAGGCCCTGGGACTGCCGGCCTCGATCATTTCCGGCGACAATCTCCATTCTGTTTCGCTGGTTTCAGACGCTCTGGACCTACCCGCAAAGGCCGGGGTCTCACCGCAGGACAAGGTCGACGCGATTACGCGGCTAAGCGACAGCGGCCACAAGGTGCTGATGGTCGGCGACGGGTTGAACGACGGCCCTGCCCTCGCCGCAGCCCATGTCTCGATCGCCCCGGGTTCGGCAAGCGATGTCGGCCAGCAGGCCGCCGATGCGGTCTTTACCAGTGATTCGCTGATGCCGGTGGCACTATCTGTGACGGTGGCACGCCGGACCATGAAGATCGTCCACCAGAATTTCGCGCTGGCGATCGGCTATAATATCATTGCCGTGCCGCTGGCGCTGACCGGCATGGTGACGCCGCTGATCGCCGCCATTGCCATGTCCCTGTCATCACTGATCGTGGTCGGCAACGCCCTGCGCCT